Proteins from one Bombyx mori chromosome 1, ASM3026992v2 genomic window:
- the LOC134199213 gene encoding uncharacterized protein LOC134199213: MERFTGADRAFCVREFYKNDNSATVARRKFREHKGLHNFDDTPTLQTIKNWVAKFEETGSTLDKPRLGRPRTSRTEQNIDTVTQSIRENPTQSTRKRARALNVSRTSLQRILKKDLHMHPYKIQLVQELKETDGIQRQNYANEMLNRFTSFNNIMFSDEAHFHLNGHVSKQNCRYWSPINPKLKHQKPLHSPKVTVWAAMSAHGILGPYFFEDGRGRAVTVTSERYVAMIEEFFIPELQNFSVFNARTWFQQDGATSHTSNTAMPVIRQLFPGKVISKRGDISWPPRSPDLTPMDFFLWGYLKAKVYDTNPRSIEALKENIRREMTSISAVTCRAVIDNFRRRLQECRDRNGLHLGDVIFKK, from the coding sequence atggagcgttttaccggagcggaccgtgcgttttgtgtgcgcgagttttataaaaacgacaattcggcaaccgttgcgcggcgtaaatttcgagaacacaaaggtttacacaactttgacgacactccaactcttcaaacgattaagaattgggttgctaagttcgaggagaccggttcgacgttagataaaccgcggttgggtcgcccaaggacgtcacgtacggaacaaaacatagacacagtgacacagtctattcgcgaaaatccgacacagtcaactcgtaagcgcgccagagcattaaacgtatccaggacatcgttacaacggattttgaagaaagatttacatatgcacccttacaaaattcagttggttcaagaattaaaggaaactgacggtattcaaagacaaaattatgcgaatgaaatgttgaatcggtttacttccttcaataacataatgttctctgacgaggctcatttccatcttaacgggcatgttagtaaacaaaattgccgctattggagccccatcaatccaaaacttaagcatcagaagcccttacatagtccgaaagtgactgtttgggccgctatgtcagcccatggtatcctagggccttacttctttgaggatggcagagggcgcgcagttactgttacgtcggagcgatatgtggctatgatcgaagagtttttcataccagaattgcaaaacttttcagtctttaatgccaggacgtggtttcaacaggatggggccacttctcacacctctaacactgctatgcccgttatccgtcaactttttcctggcaaagttatctctaaaagaggagacatttcctggcctccacgtagtccagatctgaccccgatggatttttttttgtggggctaccttaaggctaaagtatacgacacaaacccgcggtcaattgaggccctaaaagaaaacatccgcagagaaatgacaagcatttcagcagtgacgtgccgcgcagtcatcgacaattttaggcgtcgtttgcaagagtgccgtgatcgcaacggattacatttaggagatgttattttcaaaaaataa